The Thermodesulfovibrionales bacterium DNA segment ACAGGCGGCAGGAACAATAAGGGACGTGTCACCGCATGGCAAAGAGGCGGCGGCAATAAGAGACGTTACCGGATGATTGATTTCAAGAGGAATAAGCACAATGTTCCTGCTGAAGTCGAGACCATAGAATACGACCCCAACAGGTCGGCGAGGATAGCCCTCCTCAAATACCGTGATGGCGAGAGGAAATACATTATAGCGCCTCTCGGCATGAAAGTGGGTGAAGAGATTCTTTCAGGGCCGGGGGTGGAGATTAAGATAGGCAATGCCCTGCCTCTCAAGGAGATACCCCTCGGCACGTTCATCCATAACATAGAACTGCGGGCGGGCGAAGGCGCAAAACTTGCGAGAAGTGCCGGATCGTCGGCTCAGCTCATC contains these protein-coding regions:
- the rplB gene encoding 50S ribosomal protein L2 codes for the protein MAVKKYNPTSPGTRFQSVSDFEEITAKEPHRPLLKALKKTGGRNNKGRVTAWQRGGGNKRRYRMIDFKRNKHNVPAEVETIEYDPNRSARIALLKYRDGERKYIIAPLGMKVGEEILSGPGVEIKIGNALPLKEIPLGTFIHNIELRAGEGAKLARSAGSSAQLIAKAEDYCHVKLSSGEVRLIPPACKATVGQVSYPDRENISLGKAGRVRWLGKRPHVRGVAMNPVDHPLGGGEGRSSGGRPACSP